The DNA sequence AACTCCCATGTCGGGCTTTATACCTTGCCTTGAGCCTTTATTCAGAGAAATGTAGTTGAATTGCTTGTTTACCGAGTTGCTTATTACTTTTGCTGATGTAAAATAGTAGGCAGGTGCATCCACCGTATCAGGTCGGTTAATCGGATATTTTTCCTGATTCCTGATCCTAAACTCAAGTTGTTTGTGCAAGGAGGCATTTTCTGCAGCCAATCGGGCATTGGTCCGGCTCAGGCTGAAATAGTCGTCAAAATGACTGAACCGCTCATAAAGAGTTCCAACAATATCGTTACTGGAATTAACAAATGCTACCCGTTGGTAATTGTTGAGACTGACTATTAAGGAAAACGAAATTGCCTCAAGAACCAGAAACATCATTACAAAATAATTTCGTAGTAAGAAACGAAATAAACTTCTCATTTTAATTTGGAAGGTTTACCCCTTCCTTTTCAGTTTTATCTGATCAGGAAAGAGAATTTATTTACATTCTTAAGTGCGATACCGGTACCACGAGCAACTGCACGCAACGGATCTTCGGCAACATGAAACTGGATGTTGATTTTATCGGTAAATCGTTTGGCCAATCCACGCAATAAAGCTCCACCACCTGCCAGCCAAATTCCACGGGCAACAATGTCGGAATAAAGTTCCGGAGGCGTTTGTTCGAGCGCGCTCAAAATGGCTGTCTCAATTTTATTGATCGATTTTTCAAGACAGTGAGAAATTTCCTGGTATGAAACAGGCACTTCAATTGGAAGGGCTGTCATTTGGTTTGGACCTTGAATTACATAGTCAGCTGGTGGATTGTCGAGTTGCGACAAAGCCGATCCAACATTGATCTTAATTTCTTCTGCAGTGCGCTCACCGATTTTGATGTTGTGTTGATGACGCATGTATTCCATGATGTCAGCAGTCAAATCGTCGCCAGCAATACGGATTGATTTATTCGTAACCAAACCACCCAGTGAAATTACAGCAATTTCGGTAGTACCACCACCGATGTCAACGACCATGTTTCCTTCAGGAGCTTCAACATCTAGCCCGATACCGATAGCGGCAGCCATTGGTTCATAAATCATATAAACATCGCGTCCCCCGGCATGTTCCGAAGAGTCACGAACAGCACGGATCTCAACTTCGGTTGATCCGGAAGGGATGCAAACCACCATCCGAAGCGAAGGTGCAAAAAAGCGTGACTTCGGATTCATCATCTTGATCATTCCCCTGATCATTTGCTCTGCAGCGTTAAAGTCGGCAATTACTCCGTCACGCAGCGGACGTATTGTTTTCAGGTTCGCATGCGTTTTTCCCTGCATTTGCCGGGCTTTTTCACCTATTGCAACAAGCTTTTCAGTTTTTAGGTCAATGGTAACGATCGATGGCTCGTCAACAACAATTTTATCGTTGTGGATAATAATGGTGTTGGCTGTTCCAAGGTCGATTGCAATTTCCTGCGTTAAAAATGAAAACAATCCCATTTGTATGTCTATTTTTCTTTGTTTAAAATTTTAATTAACAGTCGTTTGACATGTTAAAGCAGTCAATAGTCATTAGTAAAATGTCAATGGTTGAAGTCTCTGGAAATATTTCCTAATGACTATTGACCAATGGCTAATTTCTGATTTTAGTGTTTGAAATGTCTCACTCCTGTGAATACCATTGCAATGCCAAATTCGTCACAGGCCGCGATTACTTCTTCGTCGCGAATACTGCCACCAGGTTCTACAATGTATTTTATCCCGAATTCGTTGGCAGCTTCAACGCTGTCTCTGAAAGGGAAAAATGCATCTGAGATCAATACTGAATCTTCAATACGAATGCCTTCTTTTAGATTGAATCTCGGAATGGTTAATTGGCGCAAACTATCTAGTCGGTTGGGTTGTCCCATTCCAGCTCCGGTGAGCCAGAAAGATCCGTCTGGATTTTGTGTTACCAGGGCAATCGCATTACTTTTTAAATGTTTGCAGGCGGTAATGCCAAATTTCGACAGATTCATTTTTGAATTGTCAAATTGTATTTTTGTTACATTTTTGAATTCAGTTTCCAGACCTTCGTCTTCATCCTGAATGAGTAAACCTCCACTGATCGAACGGTAGAGTTTCTCTCCGGCAATTTCAGGTTTTACAGGGGTTTCCAAAACGCGAAGGTTTTTCTTTTTGCCCAGCACTTCCAGAGCTTCAGGAGTGTAGCCAGTCGCAATAATTATTTCAACAAATCGTTTATTGAACCATTCGGCTATTGTTTGGTCAATCTCTCCGGTAAAACAAACGATACCTCCGTAGGCGCTAACCGGATCGCCAGCCCAAGCCAGTTCGAGCGATTTCAGAATATCATCAGTAACAGCAAGTCCGCATGGATTTAAATGTTTGACTACCGAAACGGCAATTTTATTTGCTAAATGAGTTACTGAATGGAAGGCGTCACTCGCTGATTTCCATGCAGCATCGGCATCGAGCATGTTGTTGTACGAAAGGGCTTTCCCTTGCAATACTTTTGCATTCGAGAGTGTAATGTCTGAATTTGTGTTGTTGAATTTGAAGAAAGTAGCCGACTGGTGAGGGTTTTCGCCATAGCGTAAAACCTGTCCGTCGTTAACACTAATGCGGGCTTCTTCTGATTTTTCGCCGTTAAAATAATTGAAGATGGCGCTATCGTAATGCGATGAAGTCGCAAAAGCTAAACGTGCAAATTCTTTACGGTCGGCAAGTGAAGTTGCTCCTTCTTTTTCGATGAGCAAATCGAGTAGTGTCTGGTATTGGTTACGAGATGATACAATAACCACATCGTTGAAGTTTTTGGCAGCAGCGCGAATCAGCGAAATACCGCCAATGTCAATTTTTTCAATGATGTCTTCGTCTGATGCTCCTGAAGCAACGGTTTCTTCAAATGGATAAAGGTCAACAATAACTAAATCGATTTCAGGAATTTCGTATTTGGCAATTTGTTGCTGGTCCCCTGTATTGTCTCTGCGGTTCAAAATTCCGCCAAATACTTTTGGATGAAGGGTTTTTACACGTCCTCCCAGAATTGAAGGGTAACTTGTAAGTTCTTCTACCGCAATAACGGGAGTTCCAAGTTCTTCAATAAACGATTGTGTTCCACCAGTTGAATAGATTGTAACGCCTGATTCGTCAAGTCTTTTAACAATCTGATCTAACTTATCTTTGTGATATACTGAAATTAACGCCGATTTAATTGTTTTTAAGTCCTTCATCAATAATCCTTTTGTATTTTGGGCTCAAAGATAATAAAACACCTTGATTTTTTCCTCTACCTATCTTACTAATTAAGCTTAATCTAACATTTATAATTAGATTCTAATTTCGATGATGCATCTTTGACGCACGGGTATAAATATCTTAACGGACGGATCGCTTCTTTGTTATAGAAAAGTAAAAACAAATATAAAGCTGACAGTGAGATTTATTCAGATAACGGGTTTGCAGCACTGTAGATATTTATGGTCTGGTTTTATTCTGAACATTTCTCTTTTGTATTCATTTTGAGTGGGTTGAGGTTGGTTGGCAGATTATCCGATTTTATTTCCTGCAATTTTTCAAATTATCTGTAATCATTTCAGAAATCAGTAACTAATTTTTCAGATTCCGGAAATTCCGGTTTCGTTTTTGACTTACTTTTGGTTTTTAGAAAGCAATTGCTGTTTCTGTTTCAGGATTGTTTTATATTTACTTTTCAATTCGGGGAAATATGCTTTTAACCAGATTAATAATAGAGAGTTTTTCATTTGCCTTTGGATCGCTCAGAGGAAATAAGTTACGCACATTTCTTTCGCTATTGGGAATTACCATCGGAATTTTTGCCATTATTTCTGTTTTTACGGTGATCGATTCATTGGAAGGATACATTCGGAATAGCCTGAATTCGTTGGGCAGCAACATGGTTTACATTCAGAAATGGCCATGGGCTCCGCCTGAAGGTGAATCGGAGTATCCCTGGTGGAAATACATGAACCGGCCCGTGCCTACCATGGAGGAAGCCGACGAATTGGCTCGTCGTTCGAAGAACATCGAGGATGCCGTGTATTTTTTTGGTTTTAACCGTACTGTACAGTTCGAAAACAGCAAGGCTGAAAATACCGAGATTTTGGCAACCACTCACGACTTAATTAATACATGGAGTCTCGACATTGAAAAAGGGCGATATTTTACCGAGTCAGAGTCGAACTCCGGAGCCAGTCTGGCTATTTTGGGCAGCGAACTTGCTCTTAAACTTTTCGACAAAGAGGACCCCATCGGTAAAATGATTAAAATTCAAGGTCACAGGTTACAGGTTATTGGTGTTTATTTGAAGAAGGGGACTGATATGTTCAATACCAGCATGGATAAGCGGGTTCACATTCCGGTTGTTTATGCCATGAGCATGGTTGATGTGCGCGATCGCGACCAGGGTCAGGCCATTAATATAAAGGCCAAGCCTGACGCCGATCATGATGAATTTGTTTCTGAAATTGAAGGAACGATGCGTTCGCTTCGGCGATTGCGACCTTTGGAAGAAAACGATTTTGCAATTAATGAAGTGAGTGTGATTTCGAACCGTTTCGATGCATTTTTTAAGGTCTTCAATTTTGCCGGATGGATCATTGGCGGTTTCAGTATTCTGGTAGGTGGTTTCGGAATTGCCAATATCATGTTTGTATCAGTTAAAGAACGAACAAAAATTATAGGAATTCAAAAGGCCCTTGGAGCCAAGAAATATTTCATTCTGCTTCAGTTTATTTTTGAAGCAGTGGTGCTTTCTTTGGTTGGAGGTGTTATTGGACTTATCCTTATATTTATAGGCACACTCATCTTTAGCTATGTTGCTGATATGACGATTGCCTTGTCCATGGCCAATATCATTTTGGGCTTAACCATTTCGGGTGTCATTGGCATTCTGGCCGGGTTCATTCCTGCCCTTTCGGCTTCGCGGCTCGATCCGGTTGAGGCGATGAACAGCATTTAATAGTTCGTTAAGCTTATCCATTATGCTTCGACTCCTTTGGCGGGTTCAGAAGCCAGATATTCAAAAAACAAGTCAGGGTTTCACTCCAGAAGTGAAACCCTGACTTGTTTTTTGAGGGGATAGTTAGTATAGGATAGTGATTAGCGGTAAGCAAATTTCAATTGGACGAATGCGAATGGTTATACATGTAATATCTGAATAGAATGTTGTAGATAATCAGATAAAAAATCATAACTCCCGACGAAACAATGAAAATTGCCAGACCATAAATCAGGAATATACAGCAAATCCACAATAACAGGGTAATAAATAAGGAATTATACAATGCTTTTATCCTGAACAAATTTAATAGTTCTGATTCATTCATTTCTTTTGAAAAAGAAATGATAGTTATTCCTGCAATTAAAAGTACAGTTGACAATTCGTCCAGAATATTGGTTTGCGCCCAAACAAAGTATCTTGTTTCCATGTAGGCACTCACCATTGCAAAGATTCTGATGTTGAAGAGATCAGGTTTCCCTCCTCGGAAATACAACCAGGCACAAGCCAGTGAGACCAGAATTGAAATCAGTCCGTAAAATCTTGAGCGGTGCGAAAACAGAAGCAATTTGGGTTCCATTGATCCTGTTATCAGTTTTGATTGGCGCTTGAAACTCCAATTGTTTTCGAAGTGCCGTCTTCAAACAGTAATTTTACTCCAACGATGCCAAATTTATGATTATAAATAAACTCTGTCCCTGCATATCCAGGAACATTTCGCCCAGTTTCTTTTACTTTTATTGTTTTGATGTACATTCCGCCCCAATAATAGGTGTCTTCGTTTGATACTTCTGTGACTTCTCTTTTAATCGTGCTGCCTCCGTGATTAAGTGACCAGGTATCTCCAACTTTTGCATCGTTTTTTACAAGCGTTAATGTACCTTCATCAAATACAGTCTCCATACCCTCTGATGTGATTTTGCAATTACAGTTACAGGACACTGTATTGCCCGAAACAGTTACATCTTTAGATGTTTTAAGTAGATTAAGATAAGTCTGATTGGTCACAGTTCCTGTATATGTTACTTTTGAAATCCCATTGGAGAGATCTGTTACTTTGGCAGAAACTCCGGAAATGCCAGATGGAATTCCAGATAACTGAAATGTGTTGTTCACACTTCCGATGGCTGATTGGGTGCCGCCAAGCGAACCTGCATCGTCATCTTTTTGGCAGGAAGTAAACGTTGCAATAACGCTAAGCACGATAACTAGCGATAAAATTTTTGGTTTCATAGTAATTGAATTTTGGTTGTTGATTTTTTTGTATTGTATAGTATGGTTACATTTGAGATAAAATTAGTTGAAGTTGGAATGAGGAGTGGTTCAAATGAACAAAATGAGAGGTTCAAATCGTAAAAATCAACTAACTGGTATTGACTTTGACTTATGGATCATTTAAAACTAACCTTATTAGTTTCGTCGTTTATAATTCCTCTGATACTGGCAATTACGTTGTTCGTTTCTTCGAAGAATAATTTGTCGAAAAAGATTATGGGTTTTGGGTTGTTAAACGCCTTTTTTGTATTTCTGGCCAATTATATTTATTTCTATAAGTTATTCGAAACCTATTCTTATGTTCACAGCTTGCACATTGCCACTGTTCTTTGGATTTTCCCTTCGATATATCTTTACATTAAATCGATTGTTGAAAGTGAAAAACAGTTGAAAAAAGAGTTCTGGCATTTCCTCCCGGGGTTTGTTTTTGGAATTACTTCAGCAATTCTTTTCGGGCTGCTATTGAGCCACGACGAAAAAATCTATTATTTGTCGAATTACAGGAGCGGAGTTCAATTTGAGAGTCAAAACATCAAAATGGTTTCTGTTTTTCGTTCCACCGACGTTTTACTAATTGTTGGGCAAGTCATTTATTATTCAGTAAAATTTATCCAGATACCGAATAAGTACCAGCTTGAATTAAATGAAGAATATTCCAATATCGAGAATTTCTCTATCAACTGGCTAAAATGGTTTAATGTGTCGTTTGTTTCCATTGGACTATTATGTGTATCTTTTTATATGTTTAATCCATTTCACGAAAAAAATGACTTTTTTCTGATTCTGTTTCTGTTTTCCATTTCAGCTTTTATTTGGGTGCTTGGAATTTGGTCGTTCAAGCAAAAGAAACCGGAAGTTGTTTTGGATTCAATTCAGGAGCTTTCTGCCGAGAACAGCGATTCTCTGAAAATAAAGGAAGAAGAGTTGGCTAAAAGTCTGATGGCTTATTTCGAAAAGGAGAAGCCTTATTTACAACCCGACCTTACGTTGACGACCGTAAGTAAGGTCATTGGAACAAACAGAACCTATCTTTCAGCGGTTATTAACAGTAATTTTGGGGTGAATTTCAATGTTTTTGTGAATCAGTTTCGAGTGCGTTATATCGAAGATTATCTAAAACAATACCCGAAAACAACAAAAGAAGAATTAGTCGACATCGGAGGTTTTGGCTCTATTAGTTCGCTAAAACGGGCTATGAAAAAAGTGGATAACAACTAATTCGGATCGTGAATCCCTGATTGTCTTTGTTCGCAATATTAACAAATTCACGTTTAAAGGAAGGTTGGCACTTATTTCACTTTGGAAAATAAGTACATTATGTATTTTAGTGCTGCGTTCGAAGAACAACCTTCGGACGCTGAATCTTGTTTATGTCAGTAAATAAAATAAAAACCGAAATCTGCCTGAATTGTGAAACGCATTTGCGTCCTGAAGATAATTATTGTCCGAATTGTGGACAAAAGAACACCACGCACATCATTCCACTAAAACACATTTTACTGGAAACTTTTGAAGACTTTTTCCATTTCGACACAAAGCTGTGGAATACGATTAAAACTACGTTTGCCCATCCGGGGAAAATTACACGCGATTACCTGGAGGGCAAGCGGGCACGCTATGTGCCACCAGTGAAATTTTACATTTTCATTAGTTTTATTTTCTTTTTACTGTTGGGCAAACTTAGCGATCATGCCATTGATGAACGCAAAAATCCACAAGATTGGAATCTAACCATTTCGAAATCCATGAGTATTTCACTCAACGAGTTGCTTGGAGAGAAGAAATTGTATTACAGTAAAGATTCGAACGATGTGCGCCTGATTGAGTTTGACTTTACCTCGAAGGATAGCCTTCAGAGGTATTTGGTACAACTCAAATCGGCTCCCGACTCGGTCATTAACAAACTGCTGGTTGAGGACGATATGGATACAACCGCCAATGTAAGGAAGAACTTTCGCAATTTGCTTGCGCTTATTCCAGAACATAGTTCAGCTTTGGATTCGATGAAACAGAACTATTTTGTTGATGGCAAATTTGAATTCGAAACAGCAGAAGAATATAATCAGTTTAAAGAAAAAATTCGTGATTATTCTGATGCGCAGATTGATTCGGTATTGATCTCGAAGGGGGAAAATGCCAATTGGGTCAACCGGCAATTGTTAAGGAAATTTCGAAAGTTTGACTGGAAAGACAAAGATGATATGAAGGTGCTTATTCATGCCGTTTTGAAAAGTATCTCTTTAACCATGTTTGTAATGATGCCAGTCACAGCGTTATTACTTTTGCTCATATTTTACCGGAAGAAATACTATTATGAACATTTAATATTTTCGATTCATATACATACCATCTTTTTTCTCATCCTGAGTTTAGTTCTTGGTATTCAGATTTTCATTAGTGATAGTTTGGGCAATATGTTATGGAGTTGGACATTTCTTATTTGTTTGATTTATCTCGTTTTGTCGCTTAAGTACAATTACAAGCAACCCTGGGGCAAAACAATCGCCAAATTTTTACTAATGTCGATGCCATACTTAATTATTAGTCTGACACTTGCTGTAGTTGCGATTGTTTACGGGTTTTTAGCTTAAGATGGTGGAGAAAGAATATCTATTTTCGATTTACAAATAGCTCTGTTGATTTTGCCCTTTTAGCAATACTCATTAATTGAAATACCTGGAATATTCTTCCGGTAATTCTTTGATCGATTTGATTCGAATGTCTTTGAAATAGACTTCGGCGGCTTCGCTTTGAAGTTGAATTTTACCTTTGGTCAATGGAATTGATTTTCCATCTTTCATGTATCGTGAGTTTTGGAGAACCATAACGACATGCCCGTTCACGATACGAACGCTTTTGTCGCCAAAACAAATCAATTCAAGGGTTGTCCATTCGCCAACCGGACTTTCGTAATCCGCGCTGCGCAAACAAAAGCCATCGAGCCCTGTTCCCGGACCAATTGGCAGGAAGGGTTGTTTTTGGCTCGCAACGGTGTTCATGTTGCCTTCCGGAATAAATGCCCGAACATCGATAGCCGAACTCGCAATTCCCCAATGATCGCCCATGTGTCCTTCCATAATCTGAAATTCCTGCGAAAGCATCCAGGAGCGCCAGTAATCGACGCCACATTCGCCAATTGAATGATACAATAAGCCTGAATCTTTCAACTTCTCTATGCGAGGCTCCCATTTTTTATCGCCCCATTTTACTTTCAAAGTCAAATGGTAATTCTCAAATTCCTGTTTGGTGAATACACACCCGTATATTTCACCTGTGATGTGCAATACCGGTTCGCCATTTACTTCTTCAACCGTAAAAACGTTACTCTTGTTTTTATTGTAACCAACAGGTTCAATCAAATTGCCACTTTCATCTTTCGGTTGTTCACCTTTAAAACTGTTTGTGAAGCTGAAACTCTGGTAAACTTCCCATTGAGAAAGATTTTTGTCGAGTAAGTTGACCCATTTTTCGTTTGAAGGAGTGAATGAACTAAAACTAAACAGTAGCACAAATGCGATAGTTGATTTGATTAAATAATTCAGATTCATAGTTCTAGTCTTGTGGTTTATTTGCTGTTTACTGCGACTGATCACTGTTTTTTGACTGTTGCCCAATCAACCTCACGATCTTTTCAAACTCAGTCACACCCAATTGCTCCGGACGTTTGTCGAATATCGGGTTGGCCTTTAATTCGTCAGTTGTAATCATCGTTTTTAATGAATTGCGCATGGTTTTTCGCCGCTGGTTGAACGCCATTTTTACGATGCCTTTAAAAAGCTTTTCATCGCAATTCAGCTTTTCGGTTTTATTCCGAGTCAGGCGGATGACTCCTGATTTTACTTTTGGCGGCGGCGTAAATACATCTTCATGTACGGTAAACAAATATTCAATGTCGTAATAGGCTTGAAGAAATACGCTCAGTATTCCATAGGTTTTCGATCCGGGACCGGCAGCCAGCCTTTCGGCAACCTCTTTCTGAAGCATTCCAACAACTTCAGGAATTTGGTTGTGGTATTCGAGAACCTTAAAGAATATCTGTGACGAGATGTTGTACGGGAAATTACCAATAATAGCAAAAGGTTCAGCAAAATGGTTGTGCAGGTTTAATCTCAGAAAGTCTGCCGAAATAATTCGTTCTTTGATTTCAGTGAAATGCGAATTCAGGTAATCAACCGATTCGCGGTCGATTTCAACCACCGAAGTTTCATACGCTTTGTTTTCCAGCAGAAATTGAGTCAGAACTCCCATTCCAGGTCCAATTTCCAATACTTTTTTCACATTGGTTGCCCGAAGACTCTCAACGATTTCTTTCGCAATATTCTTATCGTTTAAAAAATGCTGCCCCAAATTCTTTTTTGCCCTTACGTTTGCCATAATTCTTTAGGTGTTGCCTGACCTCGTTTTTAATTATTGATAAAAAACTGCCCGATTTAAAACAAATCTGTATTTTTGCCACGATGGCAGGTTTTGTGCCGCGACAAAAGTACGTTAATTTCGGATGTTATTACAAACGCATTCATCTCAATAAATAAAAGAGCTTGAAACAAAATATACTTAAAACCCTCAAATTTGTCTCCTTCTTTGCGCTCGGGATATTCATATTCTGGATGGTTTATAAAGATCAGGATTTTAATCGTATAAAAAGCATTTTAACCAACGATGTTAATTATTTCTGGATTGTGGTTTCGCTCTTGCTCGGCTTGTTAAGCCACGTTAGCCGAACGATACGCTGGAATTTGCTGATTGAACCACTGGGAAGGAAACCACGGCTGATGAATACATTTTTAGCGGTAATGGTTGGTTATCTCATGAATTTGGCTTTACCTCGGATGGGCGAAATATCGAGATGTGGAGTTATTGCACGATACGAAAAAATATCGTTTACCAAGTTGGTAGGTACAGTGGTTACTGAGCGTCTGATTGATGTTTTGATGTTGCTTATCCTTTTGGTAATAGTTGTTCTGACTCAATTTGGACAGGTGCTTGAATTTCTGAACAATAACCCTGAAGTTAATGAAAAGCTGCAAAAAGTAATTTACTCGCCAGTGCTGATTGGTGGATTATTGTTATTTTTTGCCGTTTTATGGCTTAGTCGTCACAAGATTCGCGAAAGTTCATTAATGAAAAGGGTGATGGGTTTTGTAGGCCAGTTCGTTGAAGGTTTTCGCAGCATCGGTAAAATGAAGAGGAAAGGTTCATTTATTTTTCACTCGGTATTCATCTGGGTTTTGTATTACCTGATGATGTATCTGATATTCTTTTCCTTTGGATTTACTTCGAATTTAGGTCCATTGGCCGGATTAACCGTATTTGTTTTGGGAAGTTTTGGCATGGTGGCTCCGGTGCAGGGTGGTATTGGCGCCTGGCACTTTATGGTCATTGAGGGACTTGCTCTTTATGGCGTTGACAGGGTTGATGGGAAAGTGTTCGCTTTACTTGCACATGGCACCTCAACCGTAATGCTGATCGTGCTTGGCCTTATTGGAGTATTGGTTCTGCCATTTGTAAACGAACGCGAAGAAGTATTGGAAAATAGTCATTAGTCATTTAAATTTCCCAATGATGAATGACTTTCCCAAGAAAGTAAATTAAGTAGTAATATATAGTATTGTATTAGTCTTTTAGCTACCCCTAAATCCCCTAGAGGGGACTTAGCTCGCTGCTAGTCGGTTGCGTTATTCGCAACCAAAGCCCCTTCATGGGTTTGGGGTAAAAAAAATGAAAATAAATAGGTTACAGTAATTAGTCAAAAGTCAATAGAAAATTGAATATAAACCTTTACATAGCCAGACGGATTTTTTCCTCGAAAGAAAATCGGGAAAATCTTTCACACCGGATCGTAAACATTGCCCTTTTCGGTATAGTTCTCGGTTTGGTAGTGCTGATTTTGTCAGTGGCTATTGTTACCGGTTATAAATCGGAAGTTGGGCGCAAGGTTATCGGCTTCGGTTCTCACTTGCAGATTGTTAATCTCGATTCCAATCAATCGTTCGAAACCAGTCCAATTAGTCAGAATCAGCCATTTCTTCCTGAACTCAAAAGTATTGAAGGTATCCGTCATGTTCAGATCTTTGCAACCAAACCTGGCATTATTCGCACCGATGACGAAATTCAGGGCGTTGTGCTGAAGGGAATCGGACCTGATTTCGACTGGTCATTTTTTCAGGAAAATAAAGTGGCAGGCGAAACTTTTCAGGTTCAGGACACTGTTCGAAGCAACAAAATCTGGATTTCGAAACAAATGGCCGACTTGCTTAAACTGAAGCTGGGCGATGATCTCAATATGTTTTTTATCAATGGATCGGAGTTTGTGCCACGTCAGCGTAAATTTCAACTGGCCGGAATTTACAAAACCAGTCTCGAAGAGTTCGACCGGATGTTTGTTTTGGTTGACATCAACCACATTCGTCGGTTAAATAACTGGAAGGAAGATCAGATCAGTGGTTTCGAGATTCTGGTCAACGATTTTAAGGAACTCGAGCCAGTTGAAAAAGACGTAAATGATTTGCTCCTGAGAAATACAACCCCCGACAGCCCGGTTTTACAGGTTGTTAGTATCAAGGAAAAATACAGGCATATTTTCGATTGGCTGGGCTTGCTTGATATGAATGTGTGGGTGATTTTAACACTAATGGTTCTGGTGGCCGGATTTAATATGGTTTCGAGCCTGCTGGTTATTATTCTCGAACGTACCCAAATGATTGGAATCCTAAAAGCCATGGGAGCGCGCAATTGGAGCATCCGAAAAGTGTTTCTCTATTTTTCGGTTATGCTGATTCTGAAAGCGCTGGTATGGGGAAATATTCTGGGTATTGGCATTTGTCTTATTCAGCAGTACACGCATGTTTTCAAGCTCGATCCAAGTTCGTATTACCTCGAATATGTTCCAATACATCTGACTGTTTTGCACCTGGTTTTGCTGAATGTCGGAACCGTTTTGATAACAGTACTGATGCTGCTGTTGCCTTCCTATTTTATTACTAAAGTTTCTCCTGAAAAAACGATTCGCTTCGAATAAAAAAAGGACTGATTGCTTTTGTTAAAAATCATCATTTGAAAGGTCGGTTTTTCCCATTTCGATTGCCCGTTAGGTTGAATTAAGCCAACATTAAATCATTTTTTTATCCGAAAAATAATTGAAGCTTTGCCTGCGTTAAGCTCCTAATTCGTTAATTTTAGACAATGTATTCTGCGGTTAAAACATATCTGAAAGAATATTTGCAGGGCGAATTGCCAGGCATCAATGCGCATTCAAAAATGCTTCCTCCCGGCAGGCGTTTAAAGACGAATGCCAATGAACTTTCGTCGGTAAAAATGAGCAGTGTTTTATTGCTCCTTTTTCCTGAAGGTGAACAACTATACATTTGTTTAACTAAACGCCCGCATACCATGAAGCACCATCCGGGGCAGATTAGTTTTCCCGGAGGAAAGGTTGAGAAAGACGATACTTCCGCAGAGATGACTGCTTTGCGC is a window from the Aquipluma nitroreducens genome containing:
- a CDS encoding lysylphosphatidylglycerol synthase transmembrane domain-containing protein, whose amino-acid sequence is MKQNILKTLKFVSFFALGIFIFWMVYKDQDFNRIKSILTNDVNYFWIVVSLLLGLLSHVSRTIRWNLLIEPLGRKPRLMNTFLAVMVGYLMNLALPRMGEISRCGVIARYEKISFTKLVGTVVTERLIDVLMLLILLVIVVLTQFGQVLEFLNNNPEVNEKLQKVIYSPVLIGGLLLFFAVLWLSRHKIRESSLMKRVMGFVGQFVEGFRSIGKMKRKGSFIFHSVFIWVLYYLMMYLIFFSFGFTSNLGPLAGLTVFVLGSFGMVAPVQGGIGAWHFMVIEGLALYGVDRVDGKVFALLAHGTSTVMLIVLGLIGVLVLPFVNEREEVLENSH
- a CDS encoding 3-keto-disaccharide hydrolase, whose amino-acid sequence is MNLNYLIKSTIAFVLLFSFSSFTPSNEKWVNLLDKNLSQWEVYQSFSFTNSFKGEQPKDESGNLIEPVGYNKNKSNVFTVEEVNGEPVLHITGEIYGCVFTKQEFENYHLTLKVKWGDKKWEPRIEKLKDSGLLYHSIGECGVDYWRSWMLSQEFQIMEGHMGDHWGIASSAIDVRAFIPEGNMNTVASQKQPFLPIGPGTGLDGFCLRSADYESPVGEWTTLELICFGDKSVRIVNGHVVMVLQNSRYMKDGKSIPLTKGKIQLQSEAAEVYFKDIRIKSIKELPEEYSRYFN
- the rsmA gene encoding 16S rRNA (adenine(1518)-N(6)/adenine(1519)-N(6))-dimethyltransferase RsmA, which produces MANVRAKKNLGQHFLNDKNIAKEIVESLRATNVKKVLEIGPGMGVLTQFLLENKAYETSVVEIDRESVDYLNSHFTEIKERIISADFLRLNLHNHFAEPFAIIGNFPYNISSQIFFKVLEYHNQIPEVVGMLQKEVAERLAAGPGSKTYGILSVFLQAYYDIEYLFTVHEDVFTPPPKVKSGVIRLTRNKTEKLNCDEKLFKGIVKMAFNQRRKTMRNSLKTMITTDELKANPIFDKRPEQLGVTEFEKIVRLIGQQSKNSDQSQ
- a CDS encoding DUF3667 domain-containing protein, whose product is MSVNKIKTEICLNCETHLRPEDNYCPNCGQKNTTHIIPLKHILLETFEDFFHFDTKLWNTIKTTFAHPGKITRDYLEGKRARYVPPVKFYIFISFIFFLLLGKLSDHAIDERKNPQDWNLTISKSMSISLNELLGEKKLYYSKDSNDVRLIEFDFTSKDSLQRYLVQLKSAPDSVINKLLVEDDMDTTANVRKNFRNLLALIPEHSSALDSMKQNYFVDGKFEFETAEEYNQFKEKIRDYSDAQIDSVLISKGENANWVNRQLLRKFRKFDWKDKDDMKVLIHAVLKSISLTMFVMMPVTALLLLLIFYRKKYYYEHLIFSIHIHTIFFLILSLVLGIQIFISDSLGNMLWSWTFLICLIYLVLSLKYNYKQPWGKTIAKFLLMSMPYLIISLTLAVVAIVYGFLA
- a CDS encoding FtsX-like permease family protein yields the protein MNINLYIARRIFSSKENRENLSHRIVNIALFGIVLGLVVLILSVAIVTGYKSEVGRKVIGFGSHLQIVNLDSNQSFETSPISQNQPFLPELKSIEGIRHVQIFATKPGIIRTDDEIQGVVLKGIGPDFDWSFFQENKVAGETFQVQDTVRSNKIWISKQMADLLKLKLGDDLNMFFINGSEFVPRQRKFQLAGIYKTSLEEFDRMFVLVDINHIRRLNNWKEDQISGFEILVNDFKELEPVEKDVNDLLLRNTTPDSPVLQVVSIKEKYRHIFDWLGLLDMNVWVILTLMVLVAGFNMVSSLLVIILERTQMIGILKAMGARNWSIRKVFLYFSVMLILKALVWGNILGIGICLIQQYTHVFKLDPSSYYLEYVPIHLTVLHLVLLNVGTVLITVLMLLLPSYFITKVSPEKTIRFE